TTAGCAACTCACGGAGAAGTTTTGCAGACTGGGCGTTTAAGTTGACACACGTGGGTTCAGACAGCGCCCCCGATGTCAGCCGACCATCCTAAAATCTTCTGTGCAGAACCGCAGAAGGAAAGGTAACTCCGCgggagggagggaaaaaagctGTCGAAGCTGTGGAAGTCAAAGAGCTTTGGTTTTGCAAGAAAAACGAAGACAGGTCCGAATGAACCACCCGTTGTGAGCTGTCACTTCTGAGAAAACAGCAACTGAAGGAGGAGAGGCGGTACAGGTGAGAGATGGTGACTGAGCAGGTAACTCAACCCAAAGGGGGCGGGACTAACCTCAGACCTCACTTTGCTGGTTGGGTAGAGGTTAATTTGTCTCAAAAATTTACTGCAGTcactttaaagtcatttttcctctttgatgaaacaaaaactgtgtACTTTATTTCCTGCATGCTGTTATGCATATAAACTTGCATTGAATTGAGGGCGGTTCCAACACTTCTTGTCTCACGATTTGATTGGAAAAATTTCTGTTGACATAATAGGGAGTTCccctttttatataaaaaccttagttttttccccccactatAACTGGAAAACATGTAtagcataaaatgtaaaataagtatgtgtaattaaattaatttaagacataATGTTTCATTCTAAACAGTTTGCAGCAGTTTCATCTGAGGAtaacctttatttcaaacaaggtTATTATACTAAATCAAGTATACAATAAAACTGTCTTGCAGGCTTaatagataaaataatttatttaaaaaggcagaatagaaattaaattctatttaatttcaaaaggAGTTAGAGGAAGGAAATGCTTATTGAATCTTATCACTGCTTAGCTCGTCCTGCATCTATATCATCCATATGTCTATAGTGGTAAATACCTGTAGAATTACCTAATCATTTATATTATTGCTATACAGCCTAACCATACATCGAAATTTATACTTACATGTATATTACACACAACTAATGTTTACTTGTTTAATGACCAATATATCACCTATTATTATTGTGTATCATATAttattgcacaaagtgttgttttAACATGatattttcaacatatttatgtttatttcaaatCATTGCCCAGTAATTCAAGTAAGATAAAACCACTGACACCAACTGTGCATCAGTGTTGATGCTGTGGagtaaaaaggaagaaagaaatgagATTAACTAGAAGTGATAagttaaaatacatccacaatgaaatgttcaacttttacatAGCAACAGAAGatattaaacaaacaaataagtaaaatcacttcagaaatgtgttgcattgttttattattcagaGGCTTCTTTTGTACACTAGGCAGCGACTGGTCTAAACTGGCTGGATTCCTGAGGGTGATTGCATGGATCGCTGCCCAGGTTTCAAGTATCACTTGCTAACAATGACCTCTCTTTGGTCCCTCTAAAGAAATTCATCCACACAATGCTGGTTTTATGCAGTGCAAATTACATGAACAAGCAGTCATAGTGCTTAAACTAAAAGccagaagaagacaaagaaaaaggcACCTCTTGGGGTATCAAGGACAGGCGTAGAGCGTGGCCGACCTACAGTCAGTGTTTATCTGTGCTCACCTGTTGCTCAACCACAAGCACTCTGATATGTGATTTGTTTGGAAGGTGGTTACTTCAGGAACCTTGTCACTGGGTTTGATCATTAACCTTAGCTGTCAGTACTGAGAAATCTGTTTGAGGAAAGTGGAGCCATAAAGGACAAACACTGAAAATGGGGTAGACATTAAATGCAGCCAGGAAGGCGTTGTAGAGGACACAGTGTGAAAACATTAGGGCTATTCTTTGTTATTTCATATTACTGGGCCATGTCACGCTATCTCACAGTACTGTTTTGGATTTAGGCTGTTATTGCTGTGCAAAAGTCCAGACTGTGGATTTTCACATTGACTAAGTATGACCAAACCTCAttcaaacacttaaaaacaagcactgtaataaaaaaagaaactaagtactaaaaatctttcatttgattacattttaaaactattctgccctctgctggacaaaCTAGGTAATCCATTGAAACTAATGGtttgtgaacattttaataGAAGGGATCCAAGTTAGTTAAGTAGATCTTTTATTCATAACAACCAAAGAATGCTGTGACTTCATGGCAGATATTTCTACAGTGGTCAGTGTGAAAATATTGAACCCACAAACCAAGAGACTGGAAAGAGGGACACAAAGGCAGATGAATGATTAGATGGATGAAAGAACAGAAGATGGATTTAGACTTCGGGATAatgaattaaatgtgaaaatgcaaatattttctgtattctCTCCTGTTTCAACATTTATCCAGACCCAGAAATGATTTCAAtcagatttttgacttttcctGACTGATCAGAAACCCTGGGCTTTACTTTGAACACAACCAACATTTCTAATACTATTGTTCCACTTTCAGCTACATAAATACTTACAATTAATTAGATTTCaataaatttataatttaagtcatattttgtatattttttcatacttaGCCTGTAAGTATGAAACAAGaacaaaagtttaataaaaaaaaaaaagaaattacaataaaaacactcaaactgtccaaaaaacaaattcatttcaTAAATCTTGATTTCTATCTGTGAAATATTAACTTCCTAGTTTGCTGCAGGATATATGGTGGTGAAGTCTTCCTCACAAATACTCTCTGAAACAAGAAAGACAGAGGATTTCATTAAAACCACTTATATCAATCAATAATGTTTTACCAATAAGGTAAAAAAGAGGCATTATCTAAACAATCCACACTGTAAACAACAGAACTATTCAGCAACACTTTTGGATCAATCCCTTCAGTTCcaacatgatttaaaatttatttcagaaggaaaaaaactaaGAATGTGCTGACACTCTATCAGGTATATGTGTCACTCTGATAAATGATATCCATATCAATAATGCAGGCGTGTCTTAAAGGAGCCATACCTGAACAATAGcctgagaaacaaagaaaaggttacTGTTGTCAGGTcattcaaaacaaacatatgaGATGCTAATTACGTCAGGATATCTTGTCAATCACCATAAATTGAGTCCTGGTGTCAATATCAGATAAAGAAGTGTTTTGTCTAACGTTTGACACCAGATATTATAATTTGCCAGACTGTCTTTTATTTCTGGTAATAAACAGAACTTGCACAGTCGTCTTTGTTTGTACTGATTTCTGAAGTCTACACAGATAGTTTAAATTTCTGATAGAATAAATTCTAAAGATTTTAAACCAGATCTCAAAAGAGTGACTTGTGTAACCTTAGCATTTTATCTGCAACATCGATACTTAACACATCAGTAAATCTCATATAAGAGTGtaagataaaatattgtcaaCCAGAGGCGGTTCTAGATCAAGTTTACCAGGGGAGCCAGCGTGGGACACGTGTCTTTTTCTGAGAGTGCAggacaaaacaatgaaacaaaacaaagaaaaatcaggGCACTATTTTGTTGTTTGAGTCCAGAGCCTCAAATTCCAGAACCCTGATCTAGAAGATGAAAATTTTAGATCAGAAAATAAGCTTCAGTCATTTCAATATGACTGAAGCTtattgtacaaataaaacattgaaggTAAATCATTAAACTGGTCCAATAGACCAATTTGTAATGAATTCTGTGCCAGTGTATATCATTATAAGAAATAGATTTAGAATTATCCCTTCAGTCAGGGGCGCAAACATCATCTCAGAAGTGAGGAGGACGACACATTTTTCAGAGGTCAATTTAATGATAGATTGTCTTCTCAGATTCAGTCTCACCTCTCCTTAGTAGCTAAAAACACACATAATCACCAACCTGTCTTTAGTTCTTTAAACTATATATTAACAAGATCTAAAGTTTTAGCTGCCAAACTCTGGTTGAATTACCATGGTGGGTGAGTTTAAAGATAGCTCGGTCAAAGATGTTACCACATGTTAACAACAGATCATTGTAATTACCATAACTTTCTCCTTTGTTGAGGAATCAGTGctgtaaaataacaaaagaaagtgACACTAGAGgctaaaaatgtatattattgAAACCAACCTCCTAAATTTGGCCAGGGTGCTTAAAGCCAGGACTCCATCTGCACCGTAGACAGTGATCAACACGCTGCTGATTATTACATCTGCTCTCATGACGTAGGTCTGCCACACCAGGAAGTACACCGCCAATAAGATGGTTGTTACTGTCATAATGAGGTTCCCAAACATATAGCTGTCACTCTCCGTCAGATTGCCCCTCACACCTGCAGTGGATTCATCCAGTGAGTTTCAAAAATCTTATTAACACGCTGCATTGAAAGTACGTGTCAAAGTGACTCAGTGTGCAAAGTGTGAGCGTTTTTCTCACCCCAGTTGAAATGCAGAAACTCCAGagcagcaaagaggagcagtaGTCCAATATCATTTGTCAACGCATCAGAAGGATACGGCAGCTCCAAGCCTAACATGAGCAAATGTTAGTAACTGTCAGTAGTTATATAAAACACGTACTGGGATAGAAATGTAAAAGAGTATCACATGGCATCACGGACTCTTTTTGATGATTAGGCTGAGAGTGAAGAGGAAATAGAAGACGAAGTAGATGCTCGTCAggttcagcagcagctgcagggtaACAGAGGACAGCTGGAGGCAGAGTTAAGTATTACTGTCTCTTCCAAATATCAGGTTGGacaatgtgttttcattattttcgaTGTGTATCTctttaacaactttaaaaagGATACCGAACCCGCAGACATTCCTGCAAATTAAAATAGACACGACAAAGTGACGCACAACAGGAACAACAACAACCCATGTAGGTACATTATGTtcatttttagaaagtttacGCATGAGAACGGTCTATAACCATAGCAACGCGTCCACCTACCTGGTCCTGGAATCGCCATTTTGATTTTCCTCCTCgaacattcaaaacaaatacGTCTCCATCTGCTGGCTGGAAGACGTACTACAACATGAATACActttctacaaataaaactaaaataaccaTGTATTCACAAAATCTATTACTTCTACGAGCCTCATTTATCAGATTAAATGTGCTTTAAGATTTTAATAATAACCTTTAAGAATACTAAACAcacttttcacatctttttaatGGTATACTGTAGTATTCTGatcttaaaatgtgattttctgtatgagcaaaaaataacagaaataaaggttgGCTAACATAATCAGgctgtgtgtaatgaatctatataatgtgtttcacttattGAGTTAATCTTTACAGCGTCTTGCAAAAGATACAGTAAAATCACCTTCTTCTACATGTCTTCTATGTTACCTTTTTCACGTTTTTGTAATGTTACCACATGACACaaagttcaatgtattttatttagtaaaaaaaaacattttgctgcagtcACAGCTACAGCCTTTTGAAGATATGTTTCACCAGATTCGCAAATATTCTTTTCAACTCTGATCAGCTTCtttgtccctgctgaagaaaagcatgtCCATGTGTTACCCAGGTTtacatggcttgtggcaaaGCTCGAATTAGACttcttctggattttttttttaccaatgaTGGCTGTCTTCTTGTGGCACTGGACCACACAACTAATTACCCTGTCAGCAACAATGAATTTCTGCacaatattttgtttggtttgtgcATTATTATCTGTCTTGTCATACACCAAACCATAAACGGAGCTGTGCAAAGGAGAATCTTATTATGCCAAAGTTAAAAGAGCGTAGAACCAAACACATCAAGAGAAACACACAATTTACTTCTGCTCATGCTTACAGTTGCTCGTCTCTATAAGATAAGAAATACAGAATAGCAAAATGAACTGCTTTAGAATATCCAGCTGTTTCATTGTCCTCTGCAGCCTCtgtctgtttctctttctcGCTTGTCCTCTAAAACAATCTGCATAGTGTGGCTGGAAGAACGGAGGCGTTGTTTTGGTTGAATGGAGGAAAAGCAGAGGGGTGAGGGGTGGACAGCGAGATGCTCCAGCTGTGGGGGGACAAGACAACACAACAGCATCTCACATGTGGGTGATAGTGGGGTGGGTGTCCAGGCTGCGGGGGATGCACACAGTGGCATTGTTATAGGGGAGTTGGATGTATCTGATAATGTTGCGAGAAATGGATCATTCCCTCAAATCCTCCCTTTAGGAAGCCTTCACACAGAACACTAATGTTGCTATGTGTTTGTCTAAGTTAACACTGTTCAGAAAAATTTCCTCCACCCCCCAAAAAGTGGACTTGAGGTAAAACAAGTATTTTAGTAGAGTTCAAAGTGTCAGAATTagcataattaaaataaagtgaattatATTGCGTACAGGCTCAACTATTAGGTCCTTAAAAGTGATTGTTTTGGGGGTTATTGAGAGGTAAACAAGCATTGTCTtctcttttgtgatttttttttaaaatttattgatggtAAAGCATTATTAACTCATACAGTAATAATGGAGATTACTGAAATGCTGTGTCCAATATTTGTCTTGGACATTTCTGAAGGCTGTTCAAGAAAAATAGCAGACATAAGAGAACATTAGAATAATTTTGATCACCTACGATTTATTATTATGTAAGTTATTTCTTACTACTACTCATTGGCCATATGTTATTACTTTGAGtctcattttcataattttgcaCCCATATCATCATAATGCAGCACAAGTTAGTCAGATTATATAACACTATTTGGTCATTTCCatatcatttgtttttcttttgtcagagTTGGATTTTGAAGTGAAACCTCTCCTTGTGCACAGATTGTTGCAAATTAATCTTATTTAATACTATTTCTTCCACGAATCattaacttttttcttattaaccttgttgttgttgttatgagaataaattaTTCTTGCTTGATTTGCACTGACAAACATTGCCCTGATTCATTTGTCTTTGAAATAATTGTACTTACAGCcaacttttgttgtttgtaaaagctttcattgattttttccccccatgatAAACTGTTTTCCCATATCTGTTCCCTTTATGTAAAACAGcataattaaaattcaaaatttgctctttttattttgcgTTGCACCTCAAAATTACCAGCATTCACAAACTGGCAATGCATTAAAGCTTTCGCCCCTGTTTTCAATATTATTGTGATGTTTAActacagtttatgttttattatccCCACAGTTTGAGAAATGAATCATCAGGTCATGGTCAAATAATTGCTGTCGTGTGGAAAATCACAGAAGCAGAATCTCCGAAAccatgaagatttttttaatttatacataAAATAAGAGGACACTATGGTGACTTTTCATAAACTTTCAAAACTTTTCCCCcctagatttattttttcagcagcagcagcaggctaTCGGACATCCCTCACCTGCCTCAGCTCCTCTCCTCCGACTCTCCCTGCAGCACACACCCTGTCTGGGAGGGAGAGGCGCAGAAGGGACACAACTCGCCTCCCGGAATCTACTTTAAACTCATTTTCacgcttttgtttttgaatcttATACAAAGTAGAgttttattccttcttttatAGGAGACATACGTTTTAAGAAAGTAGCCTACGTCACAGATTTTTATGAAGTTTATGAGAACTGAATTTGCGCTGTTGAGGCGACTTTTTTTAACGTTGTCCTCATGTGGAGcgctctttgttttgttttagttttaaagt
Above is a window of Xiphophorus hellerii strain 12219 chromosome 2, Xiphophorus_hellerii-4.1, whole genome shotgun sequence DNA encoding:
- the LOC116732262 gene encoding transmembrane protein 80-like isoform X2, which gives rise to MAIPGPGMSAGSLSSVTLQLLLNLTSIYFVFYFLFTLSLIIKKSLELPYPSDALTNDIGLLLLFAALEFLHFNWGVRGNLTESDSYMFGNLIMTVTTILLAVYFLVWQTYVMRADVIISSVLITVYGADGVLALSTLAKFRREYL
- the LOC116732262 gene encoding transmembrane protein 80-like isoform X1 yields the protein MRKLSKNEHNVPTWVVVVPVVRHFVVSILICRNVCGFAVLCYPAAAAEPDEHLLRLLFPLHSQPNHQKESVMPCLELPYPSDALTNDIGLLLLFAALEFLHFNWGVRGNLTESDSYMFGNLIMTVTTILLAVYFLVWQTYVMRADVIISSVLITVYGADGVLALSTLAKFRREYL